ACGGCAGCCGTGATGCCCACGGCCATCATCACTTCCTTGGCCTCGTATTGACCGGCAATCATGCCCAGCAGGAAGGCCTCAGCTAGCGTGAAGAGGAACAGAAAGATGAAGTTGATCGGTGTTTTCCGACGTGGAGCCTCGCAGCAAGCCATGCTGATCATGGTTACTATTAGCACGCCCTGCAAAcattaagaaatattattataggGATATCGGAGGATTAGTTTTAATGGAAATCTTACCAGAGCAATCCAGACGATCGCTGGGTTTCGTTGAACCCATTCTTGAGAACCCTTGGAGAAGGTGAACACACAAACGATGCCAAAGGTGATGAGCAGTTGAGTCTGAAAAAAATTAGCAATATTAAGGGACTTCCTggatttattaagtatacgccacaCCTACCATCAGAATGAGGTAAACCTTGCGTATGAATCCTTTGCGAATGCTTTGATCGTCAAAGGCGAAACTCTTGTCCGCCTCGGGGTCTCCATAGACGCCATTGTTGTCACCTGCAATGAGACAAGTGTCGAGTTTAGTGAAAGGGAAATTGCTGATGTGCAATAAAACAGCTTAACCgtattgaaaatgtgtgttGCTCATGGTTTTTCGTTAGTCTCGAATTGTTTTCCGCTATTTTTAGTCTAAGTGTCTGAGTCGTTTGGCTAATGGGAATTGCCTGAAACCTCTTTCACTTGCCTGCAGATTAGCCACTTGCTATCGCCACGACCACAATGAAATCACATTGATAACCAGCTTGGAGCAAAGAGTGAGGTAGGGTATATGAGTGTGCTTATATGCATGCAGTTCCTACTGGTATTGGTGACTCCTGATAACGCGTCACTGCAGACTCAGATACGACGCACCTGTgctctatatacatactacTGCCAATCGATGTGATACTACGTACATTATGTAAACCACAATGTGATTCACTTTTGTCTTATCGAATTGTTAATGATAGGGATAAtgttgaaatatatgtatgtgttgtataTCAGCAAATACCTAGGAAAAAGGTTTGTAGTTTGTGGAATTTATGAGGTGAGTTTGCAGTAAGGAAGTTCATCAAAACAGTCCTAAAAACCATTATACATAAGCTAACATATCTTTGCTCTATATACAGTAATACAAGCTtgtatatttcgtatttatcTTATCTTCAGCACACTCTTTTTTACAACTCACCTTGCTGGTATTGGTACATTTTATAGctttcttttttccttttttgcttttattgtgcTCGAAGTCGAGTCGCTTTAAATCACACGCACTGCTGGAAGCTACCGAATAAAACTGGCAGAGCTGGACACAAATACTAGGTGGGGATAGCCACAAGTTCCAAATATTTGGTAGTCTCACACTTATCGTCAGATAAGAAAGTAACCTCAATGCTTGTATGATAATGATACGTGTTTATAAATACAACTACAAGTACAACTATCTATTTTGTGCTTGTGATTGTGCTGTGGCTGTTAACTAATCCAACACTGGCAACAGTTGACTGTTGACTCTTGCAACTTTGCTAGTTTACTCCCAACTGAACCGAAGCAAGCAGCCGGCAGTCGCCAACGCCCCAAAGGGGAAGACCTACAAAGGCAGACTAAAGAAACCACATATGCatcatatgcatatgcatcACCCTCACCAGCATAGTGCATTCATAGTTGATTCACTGAGAGAGCGAGATGCAGTTCAgtttgtgatttatttaataaataaatagatttgcTTTATTGTTGACTTTTTACCACAGTGACGTTGCAcaataagtatgtatatttaattattgaggGATTCCTGATACATCTGCACTTTACGTATGTATTTGACATATTAATTGCTTAACAACTGCAGGCGACAACCTGCTTCGTGTCCTTCtcatatataagtatgtatgtatattgtatatagtaaataatttgtataatgcatattttcatttatttatgctgttatttagttttagttgtttGCATGTAGTTCGGATGTATGTGGTAGTATTTGGTTTGGATCATCAATTATTTATCAGGTATACAGAAGTCATAAGAACAATTTTGAAGAACATAACAAATCAAGTTAATCAACATAAAATTAGTGCATTCGTATGCATAACAATGTGacaattttgtatacatttcaCCTTAAGCTTATTACTCTCTACACTCTTATAAGGAATAAGGAAAATACCAACGCAACAAAAGATCTGTACTAAATAATGATAATTGTTATTATCAACAAAGAATCTCTAGCTGCACACAATACACCGTAAACGCTTTCTTCGACTCGTAATTGAGATTATGTGATTATGAGTAATACATGTTTAACTTGAGTAAAGAGCAATATTAATAAGCTGGATTCTTTCTgattttcgatttcgatttttgcCATTAAATAAACGTATATACGGGTCTTTGGGCGCGGGTTTAGTCCCGCGAAGCCCCAATAATTGTTAGAATGTATATGAAGATGTTGACCACATCCAAGTAGAGATTCAGAGCAGCAAAGATGTACTCCTCAGGACTAATGGAATACTTGTGATCGCCGCCCATCATCAACTGCGTATCGTATATGAGATACACGGAGAACAGCAAGGCCCCAAACGATGCATAGACAAGCGTTATGATTTTGCCCTTGAAGAAGATAGCAACGATTCCAAAGATCATAAAGACGACCATGCAAGCCAGCAATATTCCGCCCATCATGGTGAAGTCCACctttgtttgcattgcaaaGAGCGTCAAGGCGAGACAAACAGCAGCCGTTATTCCCACTGCCATTAGTAcctgcaataaaaacaagtttaGAAATTGTCTACCGAGTTGACAGATCAGAAAACAGGACTTACCTCTGTTGGAGCATAGCGACTGGCTGAAACGCCTAAAAGGAATGATTGCGCTATTGTGAATAACCCTAAGAATATGAAGTTCGTCGGTGTTTGGCGTCGCACACTCTCGCAGCAAGCCATGCAAATCATTGTCACAAGCAAGACGGCAAGAGCAACCCAAAACAGCCACGAATTTTTAGCAGCGAATCTTCTAGTTCCTTCGTGAAAAACGAATAGCGCAACAGCTCCAAAAGTAACGACCAGTTGACCCTGCGATGGAAAACCATTAACATTAGAGGTATTAAAACAGTCAAATATCCATTGAAGACATACCATTAGAATAATATAGACTTTGCGTATGAAACCACGTCGAATACTCTGATCGTCGAATGAAAAGTTCTTTGGTTGCTCGGGATCATCGTAGGCCCCATAGCCAGCCGATGGAGGTGGTTGAACAAAGCCGGGCTGAGGTGCATAGCCACCGGGTGGTGGGCCTTGACCATACGGATCCTGGCCGTAACCTCCCTGTGGATAGGCTTGACCGCCGCCCTGGCCATAGGGCGGATAGCCTTGCGGTGGGCCGCCGCCATAGCCTCCTTGTGGTGGATAACCGCCACCTTGCGGCGGGTAGCCGCCCCCTTGCGGTGGATAACCGCCGCCATAGTTGTACTGCTGATTGGGATCTGTGGGAGATGACAAACGTTAGCTTCTTATGTCTATGACTTAACTCATGCATTCCAACGGACTAAAATATGAATGTACTtagatagaaaatataattgaaaaacatcTACCAATTATTACAACGTCCTAAAACTTAAAATAGCTAATGCGACTAGTACACAGCTTgggaataatatttaaatcatataCCAAATGACACTCGCACtccaataaaattgtaaatgcgGTTAAACATTACATTACAAGCTTTAAATACAGAGCTCGTTAAACTTGAAAGAATTATAAATGAGTTATAAATttcgataaaatatacatttttgccCTATTCACTGAAACATGTATTCtacaatacatatacatatacttatcGCATAATACGAGATTTTCCAGGAAAGTGACCTCGGTATTAAGCGAGATGCaagtcaaattttaatttcaacatttttcggTGAAATGAATCttgatacatttttgtttgccattctACGCTcgaattaataaatatgctgGTTCGTTAAATTTTTGATGATCCAATCAAACCGGTTTGGCGAAAGAGAGTTTAAatagaaatgcaatttttctCTGAAAAAAACTAACGTCAATCGATTTAAGGTTCAGTCTCGTATTAAATTGATCATTGTTTACATGAACTTCCTAGATAAGCAATCTCTGCCACAGTAACTTActctctttattttctttctctaCAGCTACAGGCTCCATTGCTGTGTTGTTATCTCAAGATGTGTACTAGTCAAAGGTGAGAACACTAATGACACGAGTAGTCGAAATTTTTTCGTACAGAACATGTTACTTATATAAATGAATGTCAATGCAAATATTCGACCGGTCTAAATCCGGtttcaaaacaaatgaaaaatcgAAGAATCGGTGCTAAATGCAATCCCAGTTAGAAACTcttaaaaaacatataaacaaatctatataatatgaaataaagtaCTTAGAGCAGACTTGAGAAACACAAGCTCTGTTTTCTTACAATTGTACAAATATGACTCAATTATTGCGCGAACTTAAGCGATAAGAGACCGTTGAGAGCAAGCAAAACAGTAATATGGtagaaataattaatgaaaatatgtaaCATACAAAGCGTCTTAACAAAAGCATGCGAAACGTAACAAAACAAGAAGCTAAGTCTTAACAGTTATATTCAATCAAATTATAAgtcaaaataaagtaaaccTTGATATTGAGGATATTGAGGGACACTTTGCCACGacatattgttgctgttgttgattttgtctCTTAagctcaactgaactgaacgaTCTGCTCCTACAGATAGCTATAAGAGACCACTGAATAAGTATTTGACTGCAATAGACCCAAGAACCCAAAGAGAACAATTTATTAGTACAGTCGGTCTATTGGAATCTTACCGTGCATTTCGTTGTCCTTAGCTTATAGTTTTCGGTAACCCAACAAACACTATAATTGGTAATTTACCTAGAAAAGAAGAAAGTGTTTAGCCAAATGAACTCTTATAATAttcgtatttgttttgctAATTAACTTAAATCTGAAACCAAAACGAAACCAACCGGTTGAATTCTTACTGCGAATGTTTTCATAGCGGATATAAGATATTATGAATGTGTCGCGCGATATGCGTGGTTTGTTGGGTAAACATGACGTATGTATGGTGGAATGATACAGATGTGCTGACATGTACAAACagacatacaaatgtatacaaatatacaaatgggATGAATAACTTATGTACACATTTGCAAGTGTGAAATTGTACGCGTGACAAGTTATATATGTCGATTAACTAGATGCGCTATGGTGCACAAGAATAtccattatttaatttaatatgcatattaACATCGAATTATACCGTTGTTTAAGGCAAGGGAAATTAAACGCTGGTGACTCACTCTTATCGGACCACTTAAGTAATTAATTGGGGAAGAACAAGAATTACAACCTTCGTCACAATTGATTAACACTTAGAAGCGAGAGTGTTCTAAATATAGCGTAATGGTTGCAGAATCTTACCTTCTGGAGtgcacaaaaacacaaaacaaacaattattattctCCCTTCACCAAGTGACTTTTCTGGAAAACTGTGTCTCTTTCTTGGAGATGTAATATGCCATCGATATAATTTGGCGGCCGTCAGTCGATATATCGTTATACGCCTGGTACgcagtttatttcaaattgtatgcaataaatttaaagaaaatatttttatatattctacaaattcaattttaattaataatatttcaaattcgaTCGGTTAATAACATTATACTTGCATTTATAAGCCTATATTGAattgttatacaaattatCGTAGCCTGCTTTCATAAACACTTTTAACTGACATCGATAGGCCAACTATCGATAAGGGTAGACAATCAACTCATTTATATCGAATGCACTGCACCGagcatgctgctgctgcaatagTTCCGCGAACTCGTGTAATTTCGTttgtgtattaaataaaagaggCGAAAAATAACTGGTAAGCGCATTTCGAATgcacaaaaaatcaataagtGAAGGGCAACCAATGCGCCTGCTGTGAATAAAGGGTTACACGTTTAGgttatgtgtgtgagtgtatgccGCAGCAGACAAAGAGAACGAGAAGCCCCCACTCCATATGGAATGACAATTTCTACGTGGAGTTGACTGAACTGCAGAATAAATTCAGCTGCAGCCGAGTTTAATTGTATTGCTGAGTCTGAATGTGCAAACTTCTATTTTTATAGTCTACGAATatccatatatatttgttgtctatacatgtgtgtgtgtgttagtgacGCAATAGTTTTTGAGAGTGTCGGATGCGTGTGTTCCCCTCGATTCTCTTGCCTGTTGCTTATCAGAGTGTGTTGgaataataaacacatttgACTTTACAGCCGATTTTGTGCATTCCAATATGGTCGAGGAAAAGGAGAACGTAGCCAGTGCGAATGCCGCATCGGGGCAGGAGCCGGTATCCAAGAAGGGAGCCAAGAAGCAAGCGAAAGCAGCGAAGGCAAGTTGATTTGTAGACGTGgcctcttttttattttctctcttGCTATTTCCAATGTTATCAGTAGTATGGCTATTAA
This is a stretch of genomic DNA from Drosophila albomicans strain 15112-1751.03 chromosome 3, ASM965048v2, whole genome shotgun sequence. It encodes these proteins:
- the LOC117566825 gene encoding protein lifeguard 2 isoform X1: MSNTHFQYGDNNGVYGDPEADKSFAFDDQSIRKGFIRKVYLILMTQLLITFGIVCVFTFSKGSQEWVQRNPAIVWIALGVLIVTMISMACCEAPRRKTPINFIFLFLFTLAEAFLLGMIAGQYEAKEVMMAVGITAAVSLGLTLFALQTKWDFTMCGGVLVACLVVFIIFGIIAIIVPGVIIGLVYASLGAILFSVYLVYDTQLMMGGNHKYSISPEEYVFAALNLYLDIVNIFMYILTIIGLSRN
- the LOC117566825 gene encoding protein lifeguard 2 isoform X2 yields the protein MYQYQQGDNNGVYGDPEADKSFAFDDQSIRKGFIRKVYLILMTQLLITFGIVCVFTFSKGSQEWVQRNPAIVWIALGVLIVTMISMACCEAPRRKTPINFIFLFLFTLAEAFLLGMIAGQYEAKEVMMAVGITAAVSLGLTLFALQTKWDFTMCGGVLVACLVVFIIFGIIAIIVPGVIIGLVYASLGAILFSVYLVYDTQLMMGGNHKYSISPEEYVFAALNLYLDIVNIFMYILTIIGLSRN
- the LOC117566823 gene encoding protein lifeguard 1 isoform X2 is translated as MEPVAVEKENKENPNQQYNYGGGYPPQGGGYPPQGGGYPPQGGYGGGPPQGYPPYGQGGGQAYPQGGYGQDPYGQGPPPGGYAPQPGFVQPPPSAGYGAYDDPEQPKNFSFDDQSIRRGFIRKVYIILMGQLVVTFGAVALFVFHEGTRRFAAKNSWLFWVALAVLLVTMICMACCESVRRQTPTNFIFLGLFTIAQSFLLGVSASRYAPTEVLMAVGITAAVCLALTLFAMQTKVDFTMMGGILLACMVVFMIFGIVAIFFKGKIITLVYASFGALLFSVYLIYDTQLMMGGDHKYSISPEEYIFAALNLYLDVVNIFIYILTIIGASRD
- the LOC117566823 gene encoding protein lifeguard 1 isoform X1, producing MSWQSVPQYPQYQDPNQQYNYGGGYPPQGGGYPPQGGGYPPQGGYGGGPPQGYPPYGQGGGQAYPQGGYGQDPYGQGPPPGGYAPQPGFVQPPPSAGYGAYDDPEQPKNFSFDDQSIRRGFIRKVYIILMGQLVVTFGAVALFVFHEGTRRFAAKNSWLFWVALAVLLVTMICMACCESVRRQTPTNFIFLGLFTIAQSFLLGVSASRYAPTEVLMAVGITAAVCLALTLFAMQTKVDFTMMGGILLACMVVFMIFGIVAIFFKGKIITLVYASFGALLFSVYLIYDTQLMMGGDHKYSISPEEYIFAALNLYLDVVNIFIYILTIIGASRD
- the LOC117566823 gene encoding protein lifeguard 1 isoform X3 — protein: MHDPNQQYNYGGGYPPQGGGYPPQGGGYPPQGGYGGGPPQGYPPYGQGGGQAYPQGGYGQDPYGQGPPPGGYAPQPGFVQPPPSAGYGAYDDPEQPKNFSFDDQSIRRGFIRKVYIILMGQLVVTFGAVALFVFHEGTRRFAAKNSWLFWVALAVLLVTMICMACCESVRRQTPTNFIFLGLFTIAQSFLLGVSASRYAPTEVLMAVGITAAVCLALTLFAMQTKVDFTMMGGILLACMVVFMIFGIVAIFFKGKIITLVYASFGALLFSVYLIYDTQLMMGGDHKYSISPEEYIFAALNLYLDVVNIFIYILTIIGASRD